ATTTGATGCTGCTGTGAGTCCCGTAGCGTAGCACTACCTTTCACACCGCCCGTCGTGGACGGAGCACACACACATACAAATCGACCGATGGGCCTGGATGAGAAGAGCGTGGCCATCGTGGGCGCCGGCGTGAGCGGCCTGGCGGCGTGCAAGCACCTGCTGGAGCGCGGCTGCCGGCCGGTGGTCTTTGATGCGGGCGACGCCGTCGGGGGCGTGTGGCCGAACGCCATGGAGGGGACCAGGCTCCAGGCGCCACGGCACATGTATCGTTACTCCGACTTCCCCTGGCCGGACTCCGTGACGGAGATGTTCCCCAACCAGCGCCAGGTCGCCGACTACCTCCACGCCTACGCGCGCCGCTTCGGCGTGCTCGACTGCGTCAGGCTCGGCCACCGCGTGACCAGCATGGAGTACGTCGGCGTggcagaggaggaggtggtggcgtggGAGGAGTGGGCCGGCTGCGGCCAGGCGTTCGGCTCCGGCGACAGGGAGTGGCGCCTCACGGTGGCCGATGACGAAGGTCACATAGAGGTATCGACATGATATGCTACTACTGCGCAAACGTTTTTCCATATAGGATTAGGATGATGATATTCAAGTAGATATAAACTTGGTACAATTTGGTTTGTTCGTGGTCATGGTCTTCAAGATCTTCTGACCATAAAATCCAATCTTGCTGAGCCTTCTTGATTCGAGCTTGCTCTCATAATCACATAGCAATGGGAGTCGAGTGTTGAGGGAAGAAATGTCATGTATGGAGTTCTCAATTCTTTATAGATAAGCATGCACCCACGCAACCACCACCTAACCATCCATCATGTAAATGGCAGTAGTCCTAATCTCTCGAGAGTCAATATGGCGACTATATATATTGGTTTGGATGGCGACCTATACTTTCTTTTT
Above is a genomic segment from Triticum dicoccoides isolate Atlit2015 ecotype Zavitan unplaced genomic scaffold, WEW_v2.0 scaffold110296, whole genome shotgun sequence containing:
- the LOC119342935 gene encoding probable flavin-containing monooxygenase 1 gives rise to the protein MGLDEKSVAIVGAGVSGLAACKHLLERGCRPVVFDAGDAVGGVWPNAMEGTRLQAPRHMYRYSDFPWPDSVTEMFPNQRQVADYLHAYARRFGVLDCVRLGHRVTSMEYVGVAEEEVVAWEEWAGCGQAFGSGDREWRLTVADDEGHIEVST